A section of the Deinococcus taeanensis genome encodes:
- the glpX gene encoding class II fructose-bisphosphatase, with translation MTVKRQKGNAEFRGDTNHFEHALVLETARVTEGAALAASRWMGMGDKNAVDGAGTEAMRELLNSLDIRGTVVIGEGEMDEAPMLYIGEKVGAGQYEVDIAVDPVEGTSVTAKGLPNGLAVIALSERGGLMHAPDCYMDKLVVPPPAAGKVNLDWPVEANLNVLAQSLERDVDDLMITILDRERHADLIRRVRQAGARVKLIGDGDVVASLQVGVRGTGVHALMGSGGAPEGVLSAAAMKCLGAEIQGRFIAEDDAMRERFKTMGVDETKVYKTNDLAPGRQMVFSATGITYGELLSGVRRFGGGARTHTLVMGYATRVVRFIDTVHLEDDGARVTIRV, from the coding sequence ATGACGGTCAAGCGGCAGAAAGGCAACGCGGAATTCCGCGGGGACACCAATCACTTCGAGCACGCCCTTGTTCTGGAAACGGCGCGCGTCACTGAGGGCGCCGCCCTCGCCGCCAGCCGCTGGATGGGCATGGGCGACAAGAACGCTGTCGACGGCGCCGGCACCGAGGCGATGCGGGAACTGCTGAACTCCCTGGACATCCGCGGCACCGTCGTGATCGGTGAAGGCGAGATGGACGAGGCGCCCATGCTGTACATCGGCGAGAAGGTCGGGGCCGGGCAGTACGAGGTGGACATCGCCGTGGACCCCGTTGAGGGCACCAGCGTCACCGCCAAGGGTCTTCCCAACGGTCTGGCCGTGATTGCCCTCTCGGAACGCGGGGGCCTCATGCACGCGCCGGACTGCTACATGGACAAACTGGTCGTGCCTCCCCCGGCGGCCGGCAAGGTGAACCTGGACTGGCCCGTGGAAGCCAACCTGAACGTCCTGGCGCAGAGCCTTGAACGGGACGTGGACGACCTGATGATCACCATCCTGGACCGTGAGCGGCACGCGGACCTGATCCGCCGGGTGCGGCAGGCGGGCGCGCGCGTGAAGCTCATCGGAGACGGTGACGTGGTCGCCAGTCTTCAGGTGGGGGTACGCGGCACCGGTGTGCACGCCCTGATGGGGTCTGGGGGTGCGCCGGAGGGGGTGCTGTCAGCCGCCGCCATGAAGTGCCTGGGCGCCGAGATTCAGGGGCGGTTCATTGCGGAGGACGACGCCATGCGCGAGCGCTTCAAGACCATGGGCGTGGACGAAACGAAGGTGTATAAGACCAACGACCTGGCGCCCGGCCGGCAGATGGTGTTCAGCGCCACGGGCATCACGTACGGTGAGCTGCTCAGCGGCGTGCGCCGTTTCGGAGGCGGCGCGCGGACGCACACGCTGGTCATGGGGTATGCCACGCGCGTCGTGCGGTTTATCGACACGGTGCACCTGGAAGACGACGGCGCCCGCGTCACGATCCGCGTCTGA
- the treS gene encoding maltose alpha-D-glucosyltransferase: MTQPHAPEWYKSAVFYELSVRTFADGNGDGKGDFPGLTGKLDYLRGLGVDVLWILPCYPSPLRDDGYDVADYVGIHPDLGTMEDFKVFLREAHARGLRVVTDFVTNHTSSDHPWFQAARRGPVLPDGSPNEYHDYYVWSDTGTEYDGARIIFTDTEVSNWTRDEQCGRYYWHRFFSSQPDLNFDNPKVVDEILNAARFWLDLGVDGFRVDAVPYLIEREGTNCENLPETHDILKRFRQMVDQEYPGRVLLAEANQWPEEVAAYFGTDEDPEFHMCFNFPVMPRLYMSLKKEDTTSIREIMGRLPKVPAFGQWVTFLRNHDELTLEMVTDDERAFMYAAYAPDTRMKINVGIRRRLAPLLDNDRRRIELLTTVLLALPGSPILYYGDEIGMGDDLSLADRNGVRTPMQWNAAMSGGFSTATPDQCFFPPISDPVYGYPRVNVQSQEQDPSSLLKWTSRQLELRRRHPAFAVGELEFIDTDNPAILAFTRRTEDETLLIVSNFAANAQAVHLNLDAFAGRMPVTLAGGSHFPAISETPYPMILGKYDYYWLRLN, encoded by the coding sequence ATGACGCAACCGCACGCGCCAGAGTGGTACAAGAGTGCCGTGTTCTACGAACTGTCGGTCCGCACCTTCGCGGACGGCAACGGCGACGGCAAGGGCGACTTCCCCGGCCTGACCGGGAAACTCGACTATCTGCGTGGCCTGGGCGTGGACGTCCTGTGGATCCTGCCCTGCTACCCCAGCCCACTGCGCGACGACGGCTACGACGTCGCCGACTACGTGGGCATTCACCCGGACCTGGGCACCATGGAGGACTTCAAGGTGTTCCTGCGCGAAGCGCACGCGCGCGGCCTGCGCGTGGTAACCGATTTCGTCACCAACCATACCTCCAGTGACCACCCCTGGTTCCAGGCGGCGCGGCGCGGCCCGGTCCTGCCCGACGGCAGCCCCAACGAGTACCACGACTACTACGTCTGGAGCGACACCGGCACCGAGTACGACGGCGCGCGCATCATCTTCACGGATACCGAGGTCAGCAACTGGACCCGCGACGAGCAGTGTGGCCGCTACTACTGGCACCGCTTCTTCTCCAGCCAGCCCGACCTGAACTTCGACAACCCGAAAGTTGTGGACGAAATCCTGAACGCCGCACGCTTCTGGCTGGACCTCGGCGTGGACGGCTTCCGGGTCGACGCCGTCCCCTACCTGATTGAACGCGAAGGCACCAACTGCGAAAACCTCCCGGAAACGCACGACATCCTCAAACGCTTCCGGCAGATGGTGGATCAGGAGTACCCCGGCCGCGTCCTGCTTGCCGAGGCCAACCAGTGGCCTGAAGAGGTCGCGGCGTACTTCGGCACCGACGAGGACCCCGAGTTCCACATGTGCTTCAACTTCCCGGTCATGCCCCGGCTGTACATGAGCCTGAAAAAAGAGGACACCACCTCCATCCGCGAGATCATGGGCCGCCTGCCGAAAGTGCCGGCGTTCGGGCAGTGGGTAACGTTCCTGCGCAACCACGACGAACTCACCCTGGAGATGGTCACCGACGACGAACGCGCCTTCATGTACGCCGCGTACGCCCCGGACACCCGCATGAAGATCAACGTGGGGATTCGCCGGCGACTGGCGCCCCTGCTGGACAACGACCGGCGCCGCATTGAACTGCTCACCACGGTCCTGCTGGCCCTGCCGGGCAGCCCGATCCTGTACTACGGCGACGAGATCGGCATGGGCGACGACCTCTCCCTGGCGGACCGCAACGGCGTGCGCACCCCCATGCAGTGGAACGCCGCCATGAGCGGCGGCTTCTCGACCGCCACGCCCGACCAGTGTTTCTTCCCGCCCATCAGTGACCCCGTGTACGGCTACCCGCGCGTGAACGTGCAGAGCCAGGAGCAGGACCCCAGCAGCCTGCTGAAGTGGACGTCCCGGCAACTGGAACTCCGCCGCCGCCACCCGGCGTTTGCCGTGGGTGAACTGGAGTTCATCGACACGGACAACCCCGCCATTCTGGCCTTCACGCGCCGCACAGAGGACGAAACGCTGCTGATCGTGAGCAACTTCGCCGCGAACGCACAGGCCGTCCACCTGAACCTTGACGCGTTCGCCGGCCGGATGCCCGTCACGCTCGCCGGGGGGAGTCACTTCCCGGCGATCAGCGAGACGCCCTACCCGATGATTCTCGGCAAGTACGACTACTACTGGCTGCGCCTGAACTGA
- a CDS encoding 30S ribosomal protein S1, translating to MEDNTQTPAQQGGTQPATGTTPTSVPTPVEEREYPAMTMEDILASEAQEPQNVSRGDIVDGTIVFIGQEGIAVDIGAKVEGIIPLNQLGDEPVTLEQAQEMYKSGEQIEAYVVRVDLPNSQIVLSKKRADQDKGWRVLEKMQEADEAFEVEVLEKVRGGLVAQVEGIRAFLPASQVDTRRVNDLDPYVGKPLMVKLIELNRKRNRVIISHRAILEAQKAKAREETVGQLEAGAQFEGEVVEITDFGVFVNLGGIDGLVHRSELTYGRFNHPRDVVKVGDKVQVQVMDVDGGRERINLSMKALTQDPWEGATERYSIGQKVKGKVTNLTNFGAFVELESGLEGLVHVSEMSWTKRVRHPNEVMKEGDEVEAVILRIDPKDRRISLGIRQTTDDPWSALPDRYPPGTPVKGKITGMTDFGVFMEIEEGIEGLIHISELDTQRVNNPADLFKKGDEIEAVILNIDPVEQRASLSRRRFLGGGNVPAQRDYVSQGGGARSDRYTAGQGGQRSGGGRGGRRGDADYAYNAKDAQQGGKISTKLGDVYADLFAQFGLGSEKKAEGTDTENKDDNQG from the coding sequence ATGGAAGACAACACCCAGACCCCCGCCCAGCAAGGCGGGACTCAGCCCGCGACGGGCACCACCCCGACCAGCGTTCCCACCCCCGTGGAGGAGCGCGAGTACCCCGCGATGACCATGGAGGACATCCTCGCCAGTGAGGCGCAGGAGCCCCAGAACGTCAGCCGCGGCGACATCGTCGACGGCACCATCGTGTTCATCGGTCAGGAAGGCATCGCCGTGGACATCGGCGCCAAGGTCGAAGGCATCATTCCGCTGAACCAGCTGGGCGACGAGCCCGTCACGCTGGAGCAGGCCCAGGAGATGTACAAGTCCGGCGAGCAGATCGAAGCGTACGTCGTGCGCGTTGACCTCCCCAACAGCCAGATCGTGCTCAGCAAGAAGCGCGCCGATCAGGACAAGGGCTGGCGCGTCCTGGAGAAGATGCAGGAAGCCGACGAGGCCTTCGAAGTCGAGGTACTGGAAAAAGTGCGCGGCGGTCTGGTCGCGCAGGTCGAGGGCATCCGCGCCTTCCTGCCCGCCTCCCAGGTGGACACCCGCCGCGTGAACGACCTTGACCCCTACGTGGGCAAGCCCCTGATGGTCAAGCTGATCGAGCTGAACCGCAAGCGCAACCGCGTGATCATCAGCCACCGCGCCATCCTCGAGGCCCAGAAGGCCAAGGCCCGCGAGGAGACCGTGGGTCAGCTGGAAGCCGGCGCGCAGTTCGAGGGTGAAGTCGTGGAAATCACCGACTTCGGCGTGTTCGTGAACCTGGGCGGCATCGACGGCCTCGTTCACCGCAGCGAACTCACCTACGGCCGCTTCAACCATCCCCGCGACGTCGTCAAGGTCGGCGACAAGGTTCAGGTTCAGGTCATGGACGTGGACGGTGGCCGCGAGCGCATCAACCTCAGCATGAAAGCCCTGACCCAGGACCCCTGGGAAGGTGCAACCGAGCGCTACAGCATCGGACAGAAGGTCAAGGGCAAGGTCACGAACCTCACCAACTTCGGTGCGTTCGTTGAACTTGAATCCGGCCTCGAAGGCCTCGTGCACGTCAGCGAGATGAGCTGGACCAAGCGCGTTCGTCACCCCAACGAAGTGATGAAGGAAGGCGACGAGGTCGAAGCCGTCATCCTGCGGATTGACCCCAAGGACCGGCGCATCAGCCTCGGGATTCGTCAGACCACCGACGATCCCTGGAGCGCGCTCCCCGACCGCTACCCGCCCGGCACGCCCGTGAAGGGCAAGATCACCGGCATGACCGACTTCGGCGTGTTCATGGAGATCGAAGAGGGCATCGAAGGCCTGATTCACATCAGCGAACTCGACACCCAGCGCGTCAACAACCCCGCCGACCTGTTCAAGAAGGGCGACGAGATTGAAGCCGTCATCCTGAACATCGACCCCGTCGAGCAGCGCGCCAGCCTCAGCCGTCGCCGCTTCCTCGGTGGTGGCAACGTGCCCGCCCAGCGCGACTACGTCAGCCAGGGCGGCGGCGCCCGCAGCGACCGCTACACCGCCGGCCAGGGTGGCCAGCGCAGCGGCGGCGGCCGCGGCGGCCGTCGCGGCGACGCCGACTACGCCTACAACGCCAAGGACGCCCAGCAGGGCGGTAAGATCAGCACCAAGCTCGGCGACGTGTACGCTGACCTGTTCGCGCAGTTCGGCCTCGGCAGCGAGAAGAAAGCCGAAGGCACCGACACCGAGAACAAGGACGACAACCAGGGTTAA
- the ppk1 gene encoding polyphosphate kinase 1 — MTVPAKKPERSPRPSEPARAPRRRRKEEDGRDDLRTHSTVANTESPFLNRELSWLAFNERVLAEARDLRNPPLERLKYAAICGSNLDEFFMVRVAGIHRQIAAGVNTPGPDGLLPRETLALVRERTQVMLREIERVTRSALKDLRAQGVKFARVAELGKRARAQLREHYLAEIQPVLTPLVVDPSHPFPYLSNLSLNLAVLLDAGEDEEPDFARVKVPVGVLPRAVCVGDTVVLLEDVIAAHIGDLFKGRAVLAAHTFRVTRNTDYEFEEEEAEDLLATIEDGLRRRRFGSAVRLEVMRETPRAITAFLQERLRLAPEDIYLLDGPLGTADLMGLPVKRPDLAFPAYVPAVPDLDADEDSGIFDTLRQGDVLLHHPYDGFTNILDFLEEASRDPQVLAIKQTLYRTGDDPRLLGALRTAAENGKQVVALIELKARFDEQRNISWARKLERAGAHVVYGVAGLKTHAKVTLIVRREEGGLRRYVHIGTGNYNAKTARLYTDLSLLSADPDLGADVAELFNHLTGYAAAEYTHLLVAPDTARRGFETLLEREAAHARDGEDAWVRVKLNQLTDPGMIEALYRAAREGVRVELIIRGVCCLRPGVPGLSQSIRVRSLLGRYLEHARVFAFGNGGSPEVYFGSADWMSRNLDRRVEVIAPVLDDHHREAFLSILDTEWADTRGSWELNVAGEYMKLPGDFSAQATFAAARHPQ, encoded by the coding sequence ATGACTGTGCCTGCCAAGAAACCCGAGCGTTCCCCTCGTCCCTCTGAGCCTGCACGTGCGCCCAGGCGCCGCCGGAAGGAGGAGGACGGGCGGGATGACCTGCGGACGCACAGCACTGTTGCGAACACGGAAAGTCCTTTCCTGAACCGTGAGCTGTCCTGGCTGGCTTTCAACGAACGGGTGCTGGCCGAGGCGCGTGACCTGCGGAACCCGCCGTTGGAACGGCTGAAGTACGCCGCGATCTGCGGCAGTAACCTCGACGAGTTCTTTATGGTGCGCGTGGCGGGGATTCACCGCCAGATTGCTGCGGGGGTGAACACGCCCGGGCCGGATGGGCTGCTGCCGCGGGAAACTCTGGCGCTCGTGCGGGAACGGACGCAGGTGATGCTCCGTGAGATTGAACGGGTGACGCGCAGCGCCCTGAAGGACCTGCGGGCGCAGGGCGTGAAGTTTGCGCGGGTGGCGGAACTGGGGAAGCGGGCGCGGGCGCAGCTGCGTGAGCACTACCTGGCGGAGATTCAGCCGGTGCTGACGCCGCTGGTGGTGGACCCCAGTCACCCGTTCCCGTACCTGAGCAACCTCAGTCTGAACCTCGCGGTGCTGCTGGACGCCGGGGAGGATGAAGAGCCGGATTTCGCGCGAGTGAAGGTTCCGGTGGGCGTGCTGCCCCGCGCGGTGTGCGTGGGGGACACCGTGGTGTTGCTGGAGGACGTCATTGCGGCGCACATCGGCGACCTCTTCAAGGGGCGGGCCGTGCTGGCCGCGCACACCTTCCGCGTGACCCGCAACACCGATTACGAGTTTGAGGAGGAGGAGGCCGAGGACCTGCTCGCCACCATTGAGGATGGGTTGCGGCGGCGGCGGTTCGGTTCGGCAGTGAGGCTGGAGGTGATGCGGGAGACGCCGCGCGCCATCACGGCTTTCCTGCAGGAGCGGCTGCGACTCGCGCCGGAAGATATCTACCTGCTGGACGGCCCGCTGGGCACGGCGGACCTGATGGGGCTGCCGGTTAAACGGCCCGACCTGGCCTTCCCGGCGTACGTTCCTGCCGTGCCGGATCTGGACGCGGATGAGGACAGTGGGATTTTTGACACGTTGCGGCAGGGTGACGTGCTGCTGCACCATCCGTACGACGGGTTCACGAACATCCTGGACTTTCTGGAGGAAGCGAGCCGCGACCCGCAGGTGCTGGCCATCAAGCAGACGCTGTACCGCACCGGGGATGACCCGCGGCTGCTGGGCGCGCTGCGGACCGCGGCGGAGAACGGTAAGCAGGTCGTTGCGCTTATCGAACTGAAGGCGCGGTTTGATGAGCAGCGCAACATCTCCTGGGCGCGCAAGCTGGAGCGTGCTGGCGCGCACGTGGTGTACGGCGTAGCAGGCCTGAAAACCCATGCGAAGGTGACCCTGATCGTCCGGCGTGAGGAGGGTGGGCTGCGCCGTTACGTGCACATCGGGACCGGGAACTACAACGCGAAGACGGCGCGGCTCTACACCGACCTGAGCTTATTGTCTGCCGACCCGGATCTTGGTGCGGACGTCGCCGAGCTGTTCAATCACCTGACCGGGTATGCGGCCGCGGAGTACACGCACCTGCTGGTGGCGCCTGATACAGCCCGTAGGGGCTTTGAGACGCTGCTGGAACGGGAAGCGGCGCACGCCCGGGACGGCGAGGACGCCTGGGTGCGCGTGAAGCTGAATCAGCTGACCGATCCGGGTATGATTGAGGCGCTGTACCGTGCCGCGCGTGAGGGGGTCCGCGTGGAGCTGATCATCCGCGGCGTGTGTTGCCTGCGGCCAGGGGTACCGGGCCTCTCGCAGTCCATCCGGGTGAGGAGCCTTCTGGGCCGGTACCTGGAGCACGCGCGCGTGTTCGCCTTCGGGAACGGTGGGAGCCCGGAGGTGTACTTTGGAAGTGCTGACTGGATGAGCCGCAACCTGGACCGGCGCGTGGAGGTGATTGCCCCGGTGCTGGATGATCATCACCGCGAAGCGTTCCTGAGCATTCTGGATACGGAATGGGCAGATACCCGCGGCTCCTGGGAACTGAATGTGGCGGGTGAGTACATGAAGCTCCCTGGGGATTTCAGCGCGCAGGCAACGTTTGCTGCGGCGCGTCACCCGCAGTAG